The following are encoded in a window of Methanobrevibacter sp. V74 genomic DNA:
- a CDS encoding helix-turn-helix domain-containing protein, with product MSGKSKINVFNKMTKIALDEEISNCVAYHRYYQRLIAVKIVSEGNTITNAANILGKSYQTVHRWIKTCESEGLEGLKPSFGGGRPSKLTYDQLIELDKLIEKTPNMSMKDVHKLVNEKFNVNYSLKQIGKIVKKLGYNYSKAYPKFSKSPKDAEEQLKKT from the coding sequence ATGTCTGGAAAATCTAAAATTAATGTTTTTAACAAAATGACAAAAATCGCTTTGGATGAAGAAATCAGCAATTGTGTGGCTTACCATAGGTATTATCAAAGGCTAATTGCAGTCAAAATAGTTAGTGAAGGAAATACCATAACTAATGCCGCAAATATATTGGGAAAATCCTATCAAACAGTTCACAGATGGATTAAAACATGTGAATCTGAAGGATTGGAAGGTTTAAAACCATCTTTTGGTGGTGGAAGACCATCAAAATTAACTTATGATCAACTAATTGAATTAGATAAACTCATTGAAAAAACACCCAATATGTCAATGAAAGACGTACATAAACTTGTTAATGAAAAATTCAATGTAAATTATAGTTTAAAGCAAATAGGAAAAATTGTAAAGAAATTAGGATACAATTATAGCAAAGCATATCCTAAATTTTCAAAATCCCCAAAAGATGCTGAAGAACAGTTAAAAAAAACTTAG
- a CDS encoding transposase, with the protein MLPGLNYTKRCRKFRLLDKVFINIDDKKNRHIFSENGIKNIKMMITCIKIVFLSKFYNYPVSRVIYEINIDKKLKRFLKIENEVPSEAQVYEYLSRYSPNQYNNISNSFFKLFLKLNKNRKSDWIVDATPVACDINILKKYVSPEHLEKLDLDMGFSTTKGYYIGFKVTLVLEKDSLCPISVIIHSGAKNDSKIFDEVLEELSRRRLLKKRQVILFDKGYYSMENYINAINKYNVVAVIFPRIYFTIEKMLGCANVHIIGYILR; encoded by the coding sequence ATGTTGCCTGGATTAAATTATACTAAAAGATGCCGTAAATTTAGATTGTTGGACAAAGTATTTATAAATATCGATGATAAAAAGAACAGACACATATTTAGTGAAAATGGAATAAAAAACATTAAAATGATGATTACATGTATAAAAATCGTTTTTTTAAGTAAATTCTATAATTATCCAGTTTCTAGAGTAATATATGAGATTAACATTGATAAAAAACTAAAAAGGTTCTTAAAAATTGAGAATGAAGTGCCGAGTGAAGCACAGGTTTATGAATACTTGAGTCGTTATTCTCCTAATCAATACAATAATATTAGCAACAGCTTTTTCAAATTGTTCCTTAAGCTAAATAAGAATCGTAAAAGTGATTGGATTGTTGATGCAACTCCAGTAGCTTGTGATATTAATATTCTAAAGAAATACGTGAGTCCCGAACATCTTGAAAAATTAGATTTAGATATGGGTTTTTCAACCACTAAAGGCTATTATATAGGATTTAAAGTCACTTTAGTCTTAGAAAAAGATTCATTATGCCCCATTTCTGTAATTATCCATTCTGGTGCGAAAAATGATAGTAAAATTTTTGATGAAGTTTTAGAAGAATTGAGTAGAAGGCGTTTACTCAAAAAAAGACAAGTAATTCTTTTTGATAAAGGGTATTACTCCATGGAAAACTATATTAACGCGATTAACAAGTATAACGTTGTTGCAGTCATATTTCCTCGCATTTACTTCACTATTGAAAAAATGCTGGGATGCGCGAATGTCCACATCATTGGATATATTTTACGATGA
- the mtxX gene encoding methanogenesis marker protein Mmp4/MtxX, which translates to MKTIAIGVGENENIIQACHIFKEKHPKTDIKLIYKDEDLVKSVLDDNIAAVVRGSLPASNIIQELKEYYPNLSRATYVNGEKYEFLLSPVGIDEGKNVDERFDIALNCVDFLKKFGKDPKIAILAEGRDDDFGRGSEVSNSIADSKKLTKLIEENTDENVKNYFILIEKAIQDKSNIIIAPNGRVGNIIFRTLVLLNSWPSYGAITFGIDRIYIDTSRDQSIEGYVRSLTLADDLSK; encoded by the coding sequence ATGAAAACAATAGCTATTGGTGTTGGTGAAAATGAAAATATAATACAGGCATGTCATATTTTCAAAGAAAAACACCCAAAAACGGACATAAAACTAATTTATAAGGATGAAGATTTGGTAAAATCAGTGCTTGATGACAATATTGCTGCTGTTGTACGTGGTTCACTTCCAGCATCCAACATCATACAAGAGCTCAAAGAATACTACCCGAATTTATCAAGAGCAACCTATGTTAACGGAGAGAAATATGAATTTTTATTGTCTCCAGTTGGGATTGATGAGGGCAAAAATGTAGATGAAAGATTTGATATTGCCCTAAACTGCGTTGATTTTCTTAAGAAATTTGGCAAAGATCCTAAAATCGCAATTCTCGCTGAAGGAAGAGATGATGATTTTGGAAGGGGAAGTGAAGTGTCTAACTCAATTGCCGACAGCAAAAAATTAACAAAACTCATCGAGGAAAATACTGATGAAAATGTTAAAAATTACTTTATTCTAATAGAAAAAGCAATACAGGACAAATCAAATATTATTATTGCTCCAAATGGCAGAGTTGGAAATATAATATTTAGAACATTAGTTTTGCTTAATTCCTGGCCAAGTTATGGAGCTATAACTTTTGGCATTGATAGGATATACATAGACACAAGTCGAGACCAAAGTATAGAAGGTTATGTCCGTAGTTTAACCTTAGCTGATGATTTATCTAAATAA
- the uppS gene encoding polyprenyl diphosphate synthase: MEENILYRIYEWYITRGLDPNKMPKHVAIIMDGNRRYSKLQGNIDVVKGHEIGVDTLEKVLDWSIELGIEIITVYAFSTENFNRPQHEVEGLMKLFITNFKRLVNHEKIHKNEVKVKVVGRTELIPESVREAIEEAEDATAHYDKRLFNIAIGYDGRLEIIDSFKKIIADVQAGKITIDDVDEELVSENLYTGGLADPNLIIRTSGEERLSGFLLWQSSYSELYFCETLWPELRKVDFIRAIRSYQARDRRFGV; this comes from the coding sequence ATGGAAGAGAACATACTTTATAGAATATATGAATGGTACATTACCCGCGGTCTAGACCCCAATAAAATGCCAAAACATGTTGCTATAATCATGGATGGAAACAGAAGATATTCCAAACTACAGGGGAATATAGATGTTGTTAAAGGACATGAAATCGGAGTAGATACCTTAGAGAAAGTTCTGGATTGGAGCATTGAACTTGGAATTGAAATAATCACCGTTTATGCATTTTCAACAGAGAATTTTAACAGACCTCAACATGAAGTTGAGGGGCTGATGAAATTATTCATCACTAACTTCAAAAGATTGGTTAATCATGAAAAAATACATAAAAATGAAGTTAAGGTAAAAGTTGTTGGAAGAACCGAGTTGATTCCTGAAAGTGTAAGGGAGGCAATTGAAGAAGCTGAAGATGCAACAGCACATTATGATAAAAGATTATTTAATATAGCTATTGGTTATGATGGACGTTTGGAAATCATAGACTCTTTTAAAAAGATTATTGCTGATGTACAGGCAGGCAAAATCACAATTGATGATGTTGATGAGGAGCTTGTAAGTGAAAACCTCTACACTGGCGGACTAGCAGATCCAAACCTCATAATACGTACCAGCGGCGAGGAACGTTTAAGCGGATTTTTACTTTGGCAATCATCATACTCTGAGTTATACTTCTGTGAAACCCTATGGCCTGAACTTAGAAAAGTCGATTTTATAAGGGCAATAAGATCATATCAAGCAAGAGACAGGAGATTTGGAGTGTAA
- a CDS encoding TatD family hydrolase: MIDTHCHIDFEDFDSDREEVIQRAKDNLDHVIVSGYSNDSNIKVLKLSKDNEGFIYPTFGFHPVSSQNATQEDIKIAHENVRKYIDDIVAIGEVGMDYFYVSDKDLRERQEEIFRGFLDLANEYKVPIVMHVRDCEKKAVNIIEDYENIPYFVFHCYGGSLKTAKRIMNRGDSYMSFSTMLCYSKHHQDLIEKIDLNYVLTETDSPYLAMRKEDRNEPINVMKAVHKIAEIKNMDVASVDEITTNNARKIFKI; this comes from the coding sequence ATGATCGATACACATTGCCATATTGATTTTGAAGACTTTGACAGCGACCGCGAGGAAGTTATCCAAAGAGCCAAAGATAATCTAGACCATGTAATCGTTTCAGGATATAGTAATGATAGCAACATAAAGGTATTGAAACTTTCAAAAGACAATGAAGGTTTTATTTACCCTACTTTTGGTTTTCACCCAGTTAGTTCACAGAATGCAACACAAGAAGATATCAAAATAGCTCATGAAAATGTTAGAAAATATATTGATGATATTGTGGCTATTGGCGAGGTAGGAATGGATTATTTCTATGTTAGCGATAAGGATCTGCGTGAAAGACAGGAGGAAATCTTTAGAGGTTTTTTAGACCTTGCCAATGAATATAAAGTTCCAATTGTAATGCATGTAAGAGACTGTGAGAAAAAGGCGGTGAACATCATTGAAGATTATGAAAACATTCCCTATTTTGTATTCCATTGCTATGGTGGAAGTTTAAAAACAGCGAAAAGAATAATGAATCGTGGAGATTCCTATATGAGCTTTTCTACAATGTTATGTTACTCAAAACATCATCAGGACTTAATTGAAAAAATAGATTTGAACTATGTTTTAACTGAAACCGATAGCCCATATCTCGCAATGCGAAAAGAAGATAGGAATGAACCTATAAATGTCATGAAAGCGGTTCATAAAATTGCTGAGATAAAAAATATGGATGTTGCAAGTGTTGATGAGATAACCACCAACAATGCACGTAAAATTTTTAAAATTTAA
- a CDS encoding class III signal peptide-containing protein: MMDNKGQISAELLFLFGVLVIVVILSIAFISQEQELTLAMGAARNGVIEGRSTSALAIYPSDTYREYSHFKATLLIPYSVEIVNISYAELGYDQNYDKKRIQFKVYAKTSDRFKSDELVSIGDRINYNLRKSIAISFNSTPSTNKLYNPVFSKHYVYTTANVKWI; the protein is encoded by the coding sequence ATGATGGACAATAAGGGTCAAATTTCAGCTGAACTATTATTTTTGTTTGGAGTTTTAGTGATAGTTGTGATTTTATCAATTGCTTTTATCTCACAGGAGCAGGAATTAACATTGGCAATGGGTGCTGCTCGAAATGGCGTAATTGAAGGCAGATCCACATCTGCTTTAGCAATTTATCCAAGTGATACTTATCGAGAGTACTCTCACTTTAAGGCAACTTTATTAATCCCATATTCTGTTGAAATAGTAAATATTTCATATGCTGAATTAGGATATGATCAAAACTATGATAAAAAACGGATTCAATTCAAGGTATATGCAAAAACCTCAGATAGATTTAAAAGTGATGAATTGGTATCAATTGGAGATAGGATTAATTATAATTTAAGAAAATCAATTGCAATCAGTTTCAATTCAACTCCTTCAACTAATAAATTATACAATCCAGTATTTTCCAAACATTATGTTTACACAACCGCTAATGTTAAATGGATTTAA
- the cobM gene encoding precorrin-4 C(11)-methyltransferase codes for MKGKVIFVGAGPGDPDLITVKGRKVIENADVIIYAGSLVNKNVLCPAKEECVIHNSAYLNLEETDEIITEAVSQGKLVARVHTGDPSIYGAIGEQIRELKKHDIEYDIIPGVSSLFGTASVLEAELTLPEISQSVIITRPEGRTPKPSGESLASFSKHHATMCIFLGIGMIDKVVEELLEGYEETTPVAVVKKATWPDQQIIRGTLQDIAGKVKGANITKTAMIVVGDVLDPGDFNASKLYDKNFKHEYR; via the coding sequence ATGAAAGGAAAAGTAATCTTTGTTGGTGCAGGTCCAGGAGATCCTGATTTAATCACCGTTAAAGGAAGAAAAGTAATTGAAAATGCAGATGTTATTATTTATGCTGGTTCGCTTGTGAATAAAAATGTTTTGTGCCCTGCAAAAGAAGAATGTGTAATTCATAATAGTGCATATTTAAATTTAGAAGAAACTGATGAGATAATAACTGAAGCGGTTAGTCAAGGGAAGTTAGTTGCCCGTGTTCATACAGGTGATCCTTCAATTTATGGAGCGATTGGTGAGCAAATTCGTGAACTTAAAAAACACGACATTGAATATGATATTATTCCAGGAGTAAGTTCCCTATTCGGTACAGCCAGTGTACTTGAAGCTGAATTGACATTGCCTGAAATTTCTCAAAGTGTTATTATTACAAGACCTGAGGGCAGAACCCCAAAACCCTCTGGTGAAAGTCTTGCAAGCTTTTCTAAACATCATGCTACCATGTGTATCTTTTTAGGAATCGGCATGATTGACAAAGTAGTTGAGGAATTACTTGAAGGATATGAGGAAACCACTCCAGTTGCAGTTGTCAAAAAGGCAACTTGGCCAGACCAGCAAATAATTAGAGGAACCCTTCAAGATATTGCAGGAAAAGTAAAAGGTGCCAACATAACAAAAACTGCAATGATTGTAGTGGGAGATGTATTAGATCCTGGAGACTTTAATGCATCTAAGCTATATGACAAAAACTTTAAACATGAATATCGTTAA
- a CDS encoding zinc ribbon domain-containing protein, which produces MTKYCKSCGEELQNEALFCANCGKKASQKHKNFLNKYIVLAIIILIVLAIFITSTFVLNQTQTVKVDNVEFQLPVDYVSEPSRTDVSYDGNVKSSAMGWSNDENYIEIGVMRMPGRDKQPESCINYWWHSNKNVGLFGLLF; this is translated from the coding sequence ATGACAAAATATTGTAAGAGCTGTGGTGAAGAGCTTCAAAATGAAGCTTTATTTTGCGCTAATTGTGGTAAAAAAGCATCTCAAAAGCATAAAAATTTTTTAAACAAATACATAGTATTGGCTATCATTATATTAATTGTATTAGCTATTTTTATAACTTCAACTTTTGTTTTAAACCAAACGCAAACTGTAAAAGTTGACAATGTTGAATTTCAGTTGCCTGTTGATTATGTGTCCGAACCATCAAGAACAGATGTAAGTTATGATGGAAATGTAAAATCAAGTGCAATGGGTTGGAGTAATGATGAAAACTACATCGAAATTGGAGTTATGCGGATGCCTGGGAGGGATAAACAGCCAGAAAGTTGCATCAACTATTGGTGGCACTCCAACAAAAATGTTGGGTTATTCGGGTTATTATTTTGA
- a CDS encoding methionine synthase, translated as MKSTVVGSFPISENSPSNFKDKLMKSFGLYDPFKQSIKDSVIAQLDAGVDIISDGQVRGDMVSIFTEFIPGMKIEDGNTVIVSKIRNPIQEISIKDLLYAKKVMGEYYGGNIPEGKGIKGIITGPNTIVHSSRIASFYKNKEDAIIDMAHSLKFEVDAIAKKVNPVYIQVDEPFLSTGMVDMKTAREAIDIIHDGLEVPLAMHVCGILKDAFTDISKFNVDILDFEFAGNNVNLSVLEKNVSLVSNKKIGFGCIDSAVNTVDSESDVDGLVTKAIEIVGRENLLLDPDCGLRRAPKDVAFYKLKLMNEIKDKYS; from the coding sequence ATGAAATCAACAGTTGTTGGAAGTTTTCCAATTAGTGAAAACTCCCCTTCTAACTTTAAAGACAAATTAATGAAATCATTTGGATTATATGATCCATTCAAACAATCGATAAAAGATAGTGTAATAGCTCAACTTGATGCCGGAGTAGATATTATCTCTGATGGACAAGTTAGAGGAGATATGGTTTCCATTTTCACAGAATTTATTCCTGGAATGAAAATTGAAGATGGAAACACTGTAATTGTTTCTAAAATTAGAAATCCAATACAGGAAATTTCTATTAAAGACTTGTTATATGCTAAAAAAGTTATGGGCGAGTATTATGGTGGCAATATTCCTGAAGGCAAAGGTATCAAGGGAATAATCACAGGTCCAAACACTATCGTTCACTCATCAAGAATCGCTAGTTTTTATAAAAATAAGGAAGATGCTATTATTGACATGGCACATAGTTTAAAATTTGAAGTAGATGCAATTGCAAAGAAGGTAAATCCTGTTTATATTCAAGTCGATGAGCCATTCTTGTCAACTGGTATGGTAGACATGAAAACAGCTCGTGAAGCTATTGACATCATACATGATGGTTTAGAAGTGCCATTAGCAATGCATGTATGTGGTATTTTAAAGGATGCATTTACGGACATTTCAAAATTTAATGTTGATATTCTGGACTTTGAATTCGCTGGAAATAATGTAAATTTAAGTGTTTTGGAGAAAAATGTATCACTTGTATCCAATAAAAAAATAGGCTTTGGGTGTATTGATTCTGCTGTAAATACAGTTGACAGCGAAAGTGATGTTGATGGACTTGTCACAAAAGCTATTGAAATAGTTGGTCGTGAAAATTTACTTCTTGATCCTGATTGCGGACTTAGAAGAGCGCCAAAGGATGTTGCATTTTATAAATTAAAATTAATGAACGAAATTAAAGACAAATATTCATAA
- a CDS encoding DUF1894 domain-containing protein, translating into MSFCLDTYLQQSDNYEIHASKAGFKDCAMIIRFKADDLVYIKPGDEVLGVRVIGIPPIPIGFDHEKGTVLLPYTKPCHGTSVVELPIDEEEIERIRKLDTGKKK; encoded by the coding sequence ATGTCTTTTTGTTTAGATACATATTTACAACAATCTGATAATTATGAAATTCATGCTTCAAAAGCAGGTTTTAAAGACTGTGCAATGATTATCCGGTTTAAAGCAGATGATTTAGTATATATTAAACCTGGTGATGAAGTATTAGGAGTTCGTGTGATTGGAATTCCACCAATCCCAATCGGATTTGACCATGAAAAAGGAACAGTTTTATTGCCATACACAAAACCTTGCCATGGGACTTCTGTAGTTGAATTGCCAATTGATGAAGAAGAAATTGAAAGAATAAGAAAATTAGACACCGGTAAGAAAAAATGA
- a CDS encoding DUF1890 domain-containing protein, which translates to MKALVLLGCPETPSQTPLAVYVFDKLTKMGYDVTIAANPAAKKLVKISDPEDFYHLQLVDLERALSDVNQGDYDLLVGFVHKDAAASFFVTFDQIIQCKSLALVFSRDADEVAEFVSMIEESGSNAKIAAVRAFHNPSPVKVKFDKAIKEFE; encoded by the coding sequence ATGAAAGCATTGGTGTTATTAGGATGTCCTGAGACTCCGTCACAAACTCCGTTGGCAGTTTATGTATTTGATAAATTAACAAAAATGGGTTATGATGTAACAATTGCTGCAAACCCTGCAGCTAAAAAATTAGTAAAAATATCCGATCCGGAAGATTTTTATCATTTACAATTAGTCGACTTGGAAAGAGCTTTAAGTGATGTTAATCAAGGGGATTATGATTTACTAGTTGGATTTGTACATAAAGATGCAGCAGCATCATTTTTTGTAACCTTTGACCAAATCATTCAATGCAAATCTCTTGCATTAGTATTCTCAAGAGATGCTGATGAAGTAGCTGAATTTGTTAGCATGATTGAAGAAAGCGGAAGTAATGCTAAAATTGCAGCTGTAAGGGCTTTCCATAATCCTTCACCGGTTAAAGTCAAATTCGATAAAGCAATAAAGGAGTTTGAATAA
- a CDS encoding DUF354 domain-containing protein, producing the protein MKVWIDISNAPHVRFFKDVIKYLESEGEDVIVTARQFGDIHKLLEMYDIDFISVGKHGVSLYDKLRESTQRVYNLVDIIHGENVDVALSKHSIELPRITFGLGIPSLYVLDNEHALAANKLTLPLCDRIITPDIIDFWKIMKFGADPNTIIPYDGTSELMHFKSFKYNDDVFNDLNLNLNHKKTILMRPEPSLASYLDADCRKSVLSPIVDELKNVANILILPRFKEQAEIFEGIENVHILKPPVDTSSIIKKSDLVIGAGGTMNREAAILQTPVISCYPGETLSVDQYYINKSLMYRSHDTDDVIKKALDFIVNPHEKIDVKTDDLFQIIIDNLYDLAKNGK; encoded by the coding sequence ATGAAAGTATGGATAGATATTTCAAATGCACCTCATGTAAGATTTTTTAAAGATGTAATCAAGTATTTAGAATCAGAAGGTGAGGATGTAATTGTCACGGCAAGACAATTTGGAGATATCCATAAATTGCTTGAAATGTATGATATTGACTTTATTTCTGTTGGAAAACATGGAGTAAGCTTATATGACAAATTAAGGGAAAGTACTCAAAGAGTATATAATCTTGTCGATATAATACATGGTGAAAACGTAGATGTTGCCCTTAGCAAACACTCTATTGAACTTCCAAGAATCACTTTTGGTTTAGGAATTCCAAGTTTATATGTTTTAGACAATGAACATGCTCTAGCAGCTAATAAACTAACTCTTCCTTTATGTGACAGAATTATCACACCGGACATTATTGATTTTTGGAAGATAATGAAATTTGGAGCTGATCCGAATACAATTATTCCATATGACGGTACCTCTGAATTAATGCACTTTAAAAGCTTTAAATATAATGATGATGTTTTCAATGATTTGAATTTGAATTTAAATCATAAAAAAACAATCTTAATGAGACCGGAACCTTCACTTGCATCATATCTTGATGCGGATTGTAGAAAATCTGTTCTTTCACCTATTGTTGATGAGCTAAAAAATGTGGCGAATATTTTGATTCTTCCAAGATTTAAGGAGCAGGCCGAAATATTTGAAGGAATTGAAAATGTTCATATTTTAAAGCCACCTGTTGATACTTCCAGTATTATTAAAAAATCAGATTTAGTAATTGGCGCTGGTGGAACAATGAACCGGGAAGCTGCAATACTGCAAACACCTGTTATATCTTGTTATCCTGGAGAAACATTGTCTGTTGATCAATATTACATTAACAAATCTTTAATGTATAGATCTCATGATACTGATGATGTTATAAAAAAAGCTCTAGATTTCATTGTAAATCCACATGAGAAAATCGATGTTAAAACAGATGATTTATTCCAAATTATTATAGATAATTTATATGATTTGGCGAAGAATGGTAAATAG
- the hypB gene encoding hydrogenase nickel incorporation protein HypB has product MHMIADVEIEKNIMDANKKLADKNLKNLDEKEIFCVDFVGAIGSGKTTLVEKIIDNTDYKIGVLAGDVISKFDAGRIEKHNVPVVGLNTGKECHLDAHLVGHGLGDLPLDDLDMVIIENVGNLICPVDFELGSHLRIVVVSVTEGDDTVEKHPIIFQTSDVVVINKIDLADAVGADADKMVADAQNLNPKIKVIKSSLKEGIGLDEIIKVIEDAMN; this is encoded by the coding sequence ATGCATATGATTGCTGATGTAGAAATAGAAAAAAACATTATGGATGCTAATAAAAAATTAGCCGATAAAAACTTAAAAAATTTAGATGAAAAGGAAATATTCTGTGTTGATTTTGTAGGAGCCATTGGCTCTGGTAAAACAACTCTTGTAGAAAAAATCATTGACAATACTGATTATAAAATTGGTGTTCTTGCAGGGGATGTCATCTCTAAATTTGATGCAGGACGTATAGAAAAACATAACGTTCCAGTTGTAGGCTTAAATACTGGTAAAGAATGTCACTTAGATGCTCATTTAGTGGGGCATGGATTAGGGGATTTGCCATTAGATGACTTAGACATGGTCATTATTGAAAATGTTGGTAATTTAATCTGTCCGGTTGACTTTGAATTAGGTTCACATTTAAGAATTGTAGTTGTAAGTGTCACAGAAGGTGATGATACTGTTGAAAAACACCCAATTATTTTCCAAACTTCTGATGTGGTTGTTATTAATAAAATTGACCTTGCAGATGCAGTTGGAGCAGATGCTGATAAAATGGTTGCTGATGCTCAAAATTTGAACCCGAAAATTAAAGTAATTAAATCTAGCCTTAAAGAAGGCATTGGATTGGATGAAATTATTAAAGTAATTGAAGATGCAATGAATTAA
- the hypA gene encoding hydrogenase maturation nickel metallochaperone HypA, translated as MHELSMAQGIINAVLDTAQVNNATEVTKVTIEVGRLAMINPEQLEFILGVLIDNTIMADAEIDFIEIPAAVTCYDCGFNGEAVLDDSDHYAPLVKCPECDSLSVEVLNGKDIIVKNIVIEKPDE; from the coding sequence ATGCATGAATTATCTATGGCTCAAGGTATTATTAATGCAGTACTGGATACTGCACAAGTTAATAATGCAACTGAAGTTACTAAAGTCACTATTGAAGTTGGCAGATTAGCCATGATTAATCCAGAACAGTTGGAGTTCATATTAGGTGTCTTAATAGACAACACTATTATGGCCGATGCAGAAATTGATTTTATTGAAATTCCCGCTGCAGTAACTTGTTATGATTGTGGATTTAATGGTGAAGCTGTACTTGATGATAGTGATCATTACGCTCCACTTGTTAAATGTCCTGAATGTGACAGCCTAAGTGTAGAAGTCTTAAATGGTAAAGATATCATTGTAAAAAATATTGTTATAGAAAAACCTGATGAATAA
- a CDS encoding putative quinol monooxygenase, whose product MIIVLAKAIPKDKSAKIKVIDFAQDLIKNSKLEDGNIDYNLFENTGDNSLMFIEQWQSKEILQKHLETTHFINFGENIEGLLSSDLEIKVFEASEIDLS is encoded by the coding sequence ATGATTATTGTTTTAGCAAAAGCAATACCAAAAGATAAATCTGCAAAAATTAAAGTTATTGATTTTGCGCAAGATTTAATTAAAAATTCCAAATTAGAGGATGGAAATATTGATTATAATTTATTCGAAAACACTGGTGATAATTCATTAATGTTTATTGAACAATGGCAATCAAAAGAAATTTTACAAAAACATTTAGAAACAACCCATTTTATTAATTTCGGTGAGAACATAGAAGGATTGCTTTCATCAGATCTTGAAATAAAAGTCTTTGAAGCATCTGAAATAGATTTATCTTGA